One uncultured Carboxylicivirga sp. genomic window, ACAATTACATACCTAATTTCTCTTTAAGAATCATCATATCTTGAGATATTTTGTTTTCAAGAACTCTAGCGTACACTTGGGTAATTTTTAACGAGCTGTGACCTAGAATCTTCGAAACAGTCTCTATTGGAACTCCATTAGATAAGGTTACTGTTGTAGCAAATGTATGTCTTGCCATATGCATTGTTAGATTCTTTTTAATTCTGCACATAACGGCCAATTCCTTTAAATAACTATTTAATTTTTGATTGGATAAAACCGGTAAAACTCTTCCTTTCAAAAGAGCATCTGGATAGTCTCTGTATCTTTCGATGGTTTGAACAGCATTTGGAAATAAAGGAATATAACATCTTGTTTTTGTCTTTGTACGATTGATAATAATCCATCTATTCCCATCATCTCTTTGCTGAATATGATCTGAATTAAGTTTAGAAATATCAGAATATGAAAGCCCTGTATAGCAAGCAAAAACAAAGATATCCCTAACAACCGAAAGCCTTTCTAAATCAATATCTATCGATTCCATTCGCCCTAACTCTTCTTTCGTTAGAAATTCTCTATTTGTTTCCTCAAGTTTTACTTTAAATCTTGAATATGGATTTTTCTTAATGTGATCCATTGAAATGGCTACATTAAGTACCCTTCTAAAATGCTTATGGTAATTCCAAGCAGTATTTTGACGAATTCCATCTATCGATTTAATATACATATCGAATCTATTTAAGAAGTCATATTTAACCTTGTTGATAGGATAGTCTTTTTGAGAACAATAATCGCTGATAAATTCTTCAAGTTTCTTTCTTGTAACCTTATAATGTTTAAATGTCTGATAAGCATATCCTTTGCCAAGATTACATTGTATGGTTTTAAGATAATAATCAAACACTTTCAAAACTCCAATGGAATCACTGACTCCAATATATCGTTTCTTAATCATTTCTAGATCAAAAGGTTTTCCAATGGATACTAACTGATTATAGATATCATTAATATCCGCTATGATTTTATTCAGTCTGTTGTTAAACACCTTAAAAGCATTTGCTCCCGG contains:
- a CDS encoding site-specific integrase, whose product is MRLISSYVIKKTKERKDKTCPLYLRLTLHQKRIELSTGIYVYPNDWNEVTQKLEPGANAFKVFNNRLNKIIADINDIYNQLVSIGKPFDLEMIKKRYIGVSDSIGVLKVFDYYLKTIQCNLGKGYAYQTFKHYKVTRKKLEEFISDYCSQKDYPINKVKYDFLNRFDMYIKSIDGIRQNTAWNYHKHFRRVLNVAISMDHIKKNPYSRFKVKLEETNREFLTKEELGRMESIDIDLERLSVVRDIFVFACYTGLSYSDISKLNSDHIQQRDDGNRWIIINRTKTKTRCYIPLFPNAVQTIERYRDYPDALLKGRVLPVLSNQKLNSYLKELAVMCRIKKNLTMHMARHTFATTVTLSNGVPIETVSKILGHSSLKITQVYARVLENKISQDMMILKEKLGM